From the genome of Enoplosus armatus isolate fEnoArm2 chromosome 21, fEnoArm2.hap1, whole genome shotgun sequence, one region includes:
- the LOC139304390 gene encoding phosphatidate phosphatase LPIN2-like: protein MNYVGQLAGQVLVTVKELYKGLNQATLSGCIDVIVVRQPDGTFQCSPFHVRFGKLGVLRSREKVIDIEVNGEPVELHMKLGDNGEAFFVQETEQHNEIVPAHLVTSPIPTEEALFRSRETRCGGPAAENSQPLSPEDPASGNLQLCSTTAGKKRKRRRRKHKAEPRKEEQSAPAGGEPELCELSSDEEHKAHNGRISMMKDNMDHRQHSPLTALEWDSYPFSDGDWSPCTTREMLEPMSPKSDSELMVKPAESMLRAESHMQWTWGEFPESTRVNKKDKSEPKTLTITPSENTHFRVILSTEAMEEESRDRERTTDPICSIVKPEPRTIKVDQRKCKPQPPEASSHDTNITEHKPDLSNLMSSCFTSEPCPANSDLSPKTVHKTRWTSSPPSRRDSGSAASGGCNMAADSAAVCLDTRASSKPTDSPIKRRGVRKRSQHQGPEDIYLDDLNALEPDVVARYFPKSESEQVPKDWVETGRRSGSQSPQSVGSAAADSGTECLSDSAGDLPDVTLSLCGGVGENSEISKDKFMEHIITYNEFAENPAIIDNPNLVVRIANRYYNWTLAAPLILSMQAFQKNLPKATEEAWVKEKMPKKSGRWWFWRKSSVKQLSSETKLERQESLTRDSPALHQAPETQQKAAEWSSDDETKELNAMAPALAPTEHVQTEGPAPAPCHSYKKSLRLSSDQIASLKLREGPNDVTFSITTQYQGTCRCEGTIYLWNWDDKVIISDIDGTITKSDVFGQILPQLGKDWTHQGIAKLYHSVHENGYKFLYCSARAIGMADMTRGYLHWVNDRGTLLPQGPLMLSPSSLFSAFHREVIEKKPEKFKIECLTDIKNLFFPNTHPFYAAFGNRESDVFAYKQVGVPVCRIFTVNPKGELILEQAKGNKTSYSRLSELVEHVFPLRSSQHNATFSCPEFSSFCYWRQPVAEVCFEELL from the exons ATGAACTACGTGGGGCAGCTGGCGGGCCAGGTGCTGGTGACGGTAAAGGAGCTGTATAAGGGGCTCAATCAGGCCACTCTGTCAGGCTGCATCGACGTGATCGTGGTCCGACAGCCTGATGGGACGTTCCAGTGCTCCCCTTTCCATGTCCGCTTTGGAAAACTGGGGGTGCTGCGCTCCAGGGAGAAAGTA ATTGACATAGAAGTCAATGGGGAGCCTGTAGAGCTGCACATGAAGCTTGGAGACAACGGAGAGGCCTTTTTTGTCCAGGAGACAGAGCAGCACAAT GAGATTGTCCCAGCCCACCTGGTGACGTCGCCCATCCCCACAGAAGAGGCTCTGTTCAGGAGCAGAGAGACCAGATGTGGGGGACCAGCGGCGGAGAACAGTCAGCCTCTGAGTCCAGAAGACCCGGCCTCTGGAAACCTCCAACTCTGCTCCACCACAGCaggcaagaagaggaagagacgcAGGAGGAAGCACAAGGCCGAGCCTCGCAAGGAGGAGCAAAGCGCCCCTGCAGGCGGGGAGCCGGAGCTGTGTGAGCTCAGTTCAGATGAGGAGCACAAGGCGCACAATGGCCG GATCTCCATGATGAAGGACAACATGGACCATAGGCAGCATTCCCCCTTGACCGCCCTCGAATGGGACAGCTACCCTTTCTCTGACGGAGACTGGTCGCCTTGCACGAC caggGAGATGTTGGAGCCCATGTCACCCAAGAGTGACTCTGAGCTGATGGTGAAGCCCGCAGAGAGCATGCTCAGGGCCGAGTCCCACATGCAGTGGACCTGGGGAGAGTTTCCAGAATCCACCAGG GTCAACAAAAAGGACAAATCGGAGCCAAAGACGCTGACAATCACTCCCTCCGAGAACACACATTTCAGGGTTATCTTAAGCACAGAAGCCATGGAGGAAGAGTCGAGGGATCGAGAGAGAACCACAGATCCCATCTGCAGTATCGTAAAGCCAGAGCCTCGGACCATCAAAGTCGATCAGCGCAAGTGCAAACCACAGCCCCCCGAAGCTTCGTCACACGATACGAACATCACCGAGCACAAGCCAGACCTTTCAAATTTAATGTCCAGCTGTTTTACCTCTGAGCCATGTCCTGCTAACTCTGACCTCAGCCCAAAAACCGTGCACAAGACCAGGTGGACGTCTTCGCCCCCCAGCCGCAGGGACAGTGGCTCTGCTGCCAGTGGAGGCTGcaacatggctgcagactcgGCAGCAGTTTGTCTTGATACAAGAGCCTCCTCTAAACCCACCGACTCCCCCATCAAGAGGAGAG gtgtgaggaagaggagccaaCATCAGGGACCTGAAGACATTTACCTGGATGACCTGAATGCACTTGAACCTGATGTTGTTGCTCGGTACTTCCCAAAAAG tgagtCTGAGCAGGTTCCTAAAGACTGGGTTGAGACAGGGAGGCGCTCTGGATCTCAGTCGCCACAGTCCGTCGGCAGCGCGGCAGCAGACAGTGGCACTGAATGTCTGTCGGACTCTGCTGGTGACCTCCCTGACGTCACCCTGTCGCTGTGCGGAGGTGTTGGTGAGAACTCGGAGATCTCTAAAG ATAAATTCATGGAGCACATCATCACTTACAATGAATTTGCAGAGAATCCAGCAATAATCGACAATCCCAATTTGGTGGTTAGAATTGCAAACAG GTATTACAACTGGACACTGGCAGCACCGTTGATACTTAGTATGCAGGCTTTTCAGAAGAACTTGCCAAAG GCTACAGAGGAGGCCTGGGTGAAGGAGAAAATGCCCAAAAAGTCTGGACGCTGGTGGTTCTGGAGAAAGAGCAGCGTGAAGCAG CTATCATCAGAGACCAAGTTAGAGAGACAGGAGTCTCTGACCAGAGACAGTCCTGCCCTTCACCAGGCCCCAGAAACACA gcagaaagcagcagagtgGTCCAGCGACGATGAGACTAAAGAGCTGAACGCTATGGCACCTGCTCTGGCACctactgagcatgtgcagacaGAAGGCCCGGCCCCGGCACCTTGTCACTCCTACAAGAAGTCCCTCCGCCTGTCGTCTGACCAGATA GCCAGCCTGAAGCTAAGGGAGGGGCCTAATGATGTCACCTTCAGCATAACCACTCAGTACCAGGGGACATGTCGCTGCGAGGGCACCATCTACCTGTGGAACTGGGACGACAAGGTCATAATCTCCGACATCGATGGCACCATCACCAA GTCAGACGTGTTTGGTCAGATTCTGCCTCAGCTCGGCAAAGACTGGACTCATCAAGGAATCGCGAAGCTTTACCACTCAGTGCACGA GAATGGGTACAAGTTCCTTTACTGTTCGGCCCGAGCAATCGGCATGGCTGACATGACCCGAGGGTATCTGCACTGGGTGAACGACAGAGGGACTCTCCTGCCTCAAGGACCCCTCATGCTCTCCCCCAGCAGCCTTTTCTCTGCCTTCCACAG AGAGGTCATAGAAAAAAAGCCTGAGAAGTTCAAGATCGAATGCCTCACAGACATCAAGAACCTGTTtttcccaaacacacacccctTCTATGCAGCCTTCGGAAACAGAGAAAGT GACGTGTTTGCCTACAAGCAGGTGGGTGTGCCTGTGTGTCGGATATTCACGGTGAATCCCAAAGGGGAGTTAATCCTCGAGCAAGCCAAAGGCAATAAAACATC ctaCAGCCGGCTGAGTGAGCTGGTGGAGCACGTCTTTCCTTTACGAAGTTCACAACACAACGCCACCTTCAGCTGCCCAGAGTTCAGCTCCTTCTGCTACTGGAGACAGCCGGTCGCTGAGGTGTGTTTTGAGGAGCTGCTTTAA
- the emilin2b gene encoding EMILIN-2 — MKRGLGGLPLLHFLITVPLISGSPFQHSMFQGNAYSGTDTRQRNKNWCAYVVHKNVSCAVVGGTESFVQPEVLPCPPELPNCAQQVIYQTHFRPMYKIAYKTVTELQWRCCPGYQGHDCREVKDLKLLQVERLPQAPSAFGHIPVQQAPGQRTEGQRNHPWGGEGQFGGQTGHRPLRGYGGSQSAQHLEEEVQRLSQMVLDMQARMTDMSSNLRLDFQEDASKMLVTLLNDFRQPASARGAETQTIQVQDLSFEHETTKMDEVMTKISQVTGDLESKSNTLDDLQGRVNRHDGQIHLLMEAVQNQLSITPPAPPASDADLRAYLDEKIRAVREEFMEGMDIKLADLKNSCDYKILSVREQCEGQEANYLSLAELMDSKETDLRNEIQDLKTKLVDPGKVDTRVSDSVLAQVENLEVRLNSSEKTLAAQCRSVEEKLKKERAEVIKDLRESLEGKLSSMEDRLITLLVDTSTNSPSGGQPESQGALQRDINSLKGSVQTLEDRFDVLDQLCSKECKANLTVVENIQQDFQSFRTAVDAMETSLKAQINGLGAMEGQLLNYSTNIENVHGELSSLKGRVGGLENSLSDVVHQQSQTLHSLNSTWGQVKTGAEQEVKDLLELHRAQHHELRNRLDDLGREVKAEAYRCREQTEDIGKEIAHMDSRVVNVESLCGKLDPISGSLQRIKEGLNKHVTGLWTCVNQLNSTVRAHARDIGGLRGTCQNLHNHISNAATDLQVLTNSNLGKTGVQVSVEDAGLPQGSSQSLAAAVGPPDASLPQPPVIETGEAGPPGKMSSSKLPKGTDGSMLPVQGFAGAPASPQVKSTDVGKSSTLLISDVNVPHRPSPHKPAAAPGETVSFSAGLTLAPFQGEMGIIRFDKVLVNDGGHYDAHTGIFTAPTDGRYLVTAVLTAQRGERVEAVLSVSNRSIQRLDSAGFLSGAAAPPSHDRCNCSSSTSLSLVLSLRRGDRAGLIMTAGKLAVSASSEILSSFSAVLLYSSPAKR; from the exons aTGAAGCGCGGACTCGGCGGACTGCCACTTCTTCACTTTTTAATAACTGTTCCTCTCATCAGTGGATCACCTTTCCAACATAGCATGTTCCAGGGCAACGCGTATTCTGGCACCGACACACGTCAGAGAAATAA GAACTGGTGCGCCTACGTGGTGCACAAGAACGTGAGCTGTGCCGTCGTGGGAGGCACGGAGAGTTTCGTGCAGCCGGAGGTTCTACCGTGTCCGCCGGAGCTGCCAAACTGTGCGCAACAAGTGAT ATATCAGACACACTTTAGGCCCATGTATAAGATTGCATACAAGACtgtcacagagctgcagtggaggtgCTGCCCGGGGTACCAGGGCCACGACTGCAGGGAGGTGAAAGACTTAAAGCTTCTCCAAGTGGAGCGTTTGCCTCAAGCTCCCTCTGCCTTTGGACATATTCCAGTCCAACAAG CTCCAGGACAGCGAACAGAAGGCCAGAGGAACCACCcatggggaggggaggggcagTTTGGAGGTCAGACAGGTCACAGGCCACTGAGGGGTTATGGAGGATCTCAAAGTGCACaacacctggaggaggaggtgcaacGACTGTCCCAGATGGTCCTCGACATGCAGGCAAGAATGACAGACATGTCCTCCAATCTGAGACTGGATTTCCAAGAGGATGCCAGTAAAATGCTGGTTACGCTCCTGAATGACTTCAGACAGCCTGCCAGTGCAAGAGGCGCAGAGACCCAAACCATTCAGGTGCAGGACCTGTCTTTTGAGCATGAGACAACTAAGATGGACGAGGTCATGACCAAGATCAGCCAGGTCACAGGCGATCTGGAGTCCAAGAGCAATACCCTGGATGACCTGCAGGGCCGCGTCAACCGTCACGACGGACAAATTCATCTGCTAATGGAGGCTGTCCAGAACCAGCTGTCCATAACCCCCCCAGCTCCCCCAGCCAGTGACGCAGACCTGCGTGCCTACCTGGACGAGAAGATCCGCGCTGTGAGAGAAGAGTTCATGGAGGGCATGGACATCAAACTAGCAGACTTGAAGAACTCGTGCGATTATAAAATCCTATCAGTTCGGGAGCAGTGTGAGGGACAAGAAGCTAACTACCTCAGCCTGGCCGAGCTCATGGACTCAAAAGAGACTGACCTCCGCAACGAGATCCAAGACCTTAAGACCAAGCTGGTTGATCCAGGAAAGGTAGACACCCGGGTATCTGACTCCGTTCTGGCTCAAGTGGAGAACCTTGAGGTCCGTCTGAACTCATCTGAGAAGACTTTAGCAGCCCAGTGCCgctctgtggaggagaagctgaagaaAGAACGGGCAGAGGTCATCAAAGACCTGAGGGAGAGTCTGGAGGGCAAGCTGTCCTCCATGGAGGACAGACTCATCACCTTGTTGGTAGATACAAGCACAAACTCCCCATCTGGTGGTCAGCCAGAGAGTCAGGGTGCGCTGCAGAGGGACATTAACTCTCTAAAGGGCTCTGTTCAAACTCTGGAGGATAGATTCGATGTTTTGGACCAGCTGTGCTCAAAGGAGTGCAAGGCTAATTTGACTGTTGTAGAAAACATTCAGCAAGACTTTCAGAGCTTCAGAACTGCTGTAGATGCCATGGAAACAAGTCTAAAAGCCCAGATAAATGGCCTTGGAGCCATGGAGGGGCAACTCCTTAACTACAGCACGAACATTGAGAACGTACACGGCGAGTTGAGCTCCCTGAAAGGGCGTGTGGGCGGGTTGGAAAACTCGCTATCAGATGTAGTCCACCAGCAGTCTCAGACCTTACATAGTCTCAACTCTACCTGGGGTCAAGTTAAAACAGGGGCTGAGCAGGAGGTCAAGGACCTTTTGGAGCTCCACAGGGCTCAGCATCATGAACTGAGAAACCGCCTGGACGATCTGGGCAGGGAGGTGAAAGCGGAGGCCTACCGCTGCAGGGAACAAACAGAAGATATCGGGAAGGAGATTGCCCACATGGACAGCCGCGTTGTTAATGTGGAGAGTTTATGCGGCAAGCTGGATCCTATCTCTGGTAGCCTCCAGAGGATCAAAGAAGGTCTGAATAAACACGTCACTGGGTTGTGGACTTGTGTCAACCAGCTGAACAGTACAGTTAGAGCTCATGCCCGAGATATTGGAGGACTGAGGGGAACTTGTCAGAACCTCCACAACCACATCTCTAATGCAGCCACAGACCTGCAGGTGCTAACAAACAGCAATCTTGGGAAGACAG GTGTTCAGGTTTCTGTGGAGGACGCAGGACTTCCCCAGGGTTCAAGTCAGAGCCTTGCAGCAGCGGTGGGTCCCCCGGATGCCTCCCTCCCGCAGCCACCTGTGATAGAGACCGGCGAGGCGGGACCCCCCGGCAAAATGAGTTCATCCAAGTTGCCCAAGGGGACTGATGGCAGCATGTTGCCTGTTCAGGGTTTTGCTGGAGCTCCAG cGTCCCCCCAAGTCAAATCCACTGACGTGGGAAAGTCAAGCACGCTACTCATCTCAG ACGTGAACGTGCCCCACAGACCATCACCACACAAACCTGCCGCGGCTCCAG GTGAGACGGTGTCGTTCTCAGCTGGTCTGACTCTCGCGCCGTTCCAGGGAGAGATGGGAATAATTCGATTCGACAAGGTGCTGGTCAACGATGGAGGACACTATGATGCTCACACAG GTATCTTCACAGCTCCCACAGACGGCCGCTACCTGGTGACGGCCGTGCTCACAGCCCAGCGAGGCGAGAGGGTCGAGGCGGTCCTGTCCGTGTCCAATCGCAGCATCCAGAGGTTGGACTCCGCAGGCTTCTTGTCAGGAGCGGCAGCCCCGCCGTCACATGACCGATGTAACTGCAGCAGCTCGACCTCACTGAGCCTGGTTCTGTCTCTGAGGAGAGGAGATCGAGCAGGACTCATCATGACGGCTGGAAAACTCGCCGTCTCGGCCTCCTCTGAGATCCTGTCATCTTTCAGCGCTGTGCTTCTTTACTCCAGCCCAGCAAAACGGTAG